One part of the Prunus persica cultivar Lovell chromosome G5, Prunus_persica_NCBIv2, whole genome shotgun sequence genome encodes these proteins:
- the LOC109949155 gene encoding uncharacterized protein LOC109949155 → MVRGRDACWEHCILVDATKQKVRCNYCQREFSGGVYRMKFHLAQIKNKDIVPCTEVPTDVRDHILSILSTPKKQKTPKKPKVDKALAANGQQNSSSASGGFQPNHGSSGQNGSTCPSLLFACPSPIAHLPVDDVQKQKQDVADKKIAVFFFHNSIPFSAAKSIYYQEMVDAVAECGVDYKAPSYESLRSTLLEKVKGDIHDCYKKYRDEWKETGCTILCDSWSDDRNKSLVIFSVTYPKGTLFLKSVDVSGHEDDATYLFELIESVVLEVGVEHVVQVITNTSASHVYAGRLLMAKYNSLFWSPCASYCINKMLEDISKQEWVSTVLEEAKTITRFIYSHTWTLSMMRKFNGGRDLLRPKITRFVTNFLTLRSIVFQEDNLKHMFSHTEWSSSVYSRRPEAQAIKSLLYLERFWKYAQEAVSISEPLLKILRVVDGDMPAMGYMYEGIERAKVAIKTHYKGIEEKYMLLWDIIDRRWNMQLHSSLHAAAASLNPSIFYSPNFKIDLRVRNGFQETMLKMASTQEDKMDITKEHPMYVNAQGALGTDFAIMGRTLNAPGDWWAGYGYEIPTLQRFAIRILSQPCSSHWCCWNWTTFESIHRKKRNRAELEKFNDLVFVHCNLWLQSIYQKRDGKCKPIVFDGIDVGSDEWPTELDSPAPLLDDSWLDNLPLG, encoded by the exons ATGGTTCGAGGAAGAGATGCCTGTTGGGAGCACTGTATCCTTGTTGATGCAACAAAACAGAAGGTTAGGTGTAATTATTGTCAGCGGGAGTTCAGTGGAGGGGTATATAGGATGAAGTTTCACTTagctcaaataaaaaacaaagatatagtCCCCTGCACAGAAGTCCCGACCGATGTGCGAGATCACATTTTAAGTATATTAAGCACTcccaagaaacagaaaactccCAAGAAACCAAAGGTGGATAAGGCACTTGCAGCCAATGGTCAACAGAATAGCTCCTCTGCTAGTGGTGGCTTCCAACCTAACCATGGCTCTAGTGGACAGAATGGAAGCACCTGTCCATCTTTGTTATTCGCATGCCCTTCACCAATTGCACACCTACCAGTGGATGATgttcaaaagcaaaagcaagaTGTGGCTGATAAAAAAATTGCTGTGTTCTTCTTCCACAACTCTATCCCTTTTAGTGCTGCTAAATCCATATATTATCAGGAAATGGTGGATGCTGTGGCAGAGTGTGGGGTGGACTACAAAGCCCCGAGCTATGAAAGCCTGAGATCTACTCTGTTGGAAAAAGTGAAAGGTGATATACATGATTGTTACAAGAAATATAGAGATGAATGGAAAGAAACAGGCTGCACTATCTTATGTGATAGCTGGTCTGATGATAGGAACAAATCACTTGTAATATTCTCGGTTACATACCCTAAAGGGACCCTGTTTCTGAAGTCAGTCGATGTATCAGGTCATGAAGATGATGCTACTTACTTGTTTGAGCTGATTGAGTCTGTTGTCTTAGAGGTTGGTGTTGAACATGTTGTCCAAGTTATAACGAATACTTCTGCCAGTCATGTTTATGCGGGAAGGCTTCTTATGGCCAAGTACAATTCATTGTTTTGGTCTCCTTGTGCTTCTTATTGTATTAATAAGATGCTGGAGGATATTAGTAAACAGGAGTGGGTGAGCACAGTTCTGGAAGAGGCAAAGACCATTACAAGGTTCATATATAGCCACACATGGACTTTGAGTATGATGAGAAAGTTCAATGGTGGAAGGGATTTGCTAAGGCCAAAAATTACTAGATTTGTGACTAATTTCCTCACCTTGAGGTCCATTGTGTTCCAGGAGGACAATTTAAAGCACATGTTTTCTCATACAGAATGGTCATCTTCAGTATACAGTCGTCGCCCTGAGGCTCAAGCAATTAAGTCCTTGTTGTATTTAGAGAGATTTTGGAAGTATGCACAAGAAGCTGTGAGTATTTCTGAACCACTACTTAAAATCCTTAGAGTTGTTGATGGGGACATGCCAGCTATGGGGTACATGTATGAAGGAATAGAGAGGGCAAAGGTTGCAATAAAGACTCATTACAAGGGTATCGAAGAGAAATATATGCTGCTCTGGGATATAATTGATCGGAGATGGAATATGCAGCTTCACTCGTCCTTACATGCAGCGGCAGCCTCCCTCAATCCTTCTATATTCTACAGTCCAAACTTTAAGATCGATTTGAGGGTGAGAAATGGATTTCAAGAAACTATGTTAAAGATGGCTAGCACACAAGAAGATAAGATGGATATAACTAAAGAGCATCCTATGTATGTCAATGCACAAGGTGCACTTGGGACTGATTTTGCAATCATGGGAAGGACACTGAATGCCCCAG GTGACTGGTGGGCAGGTTATGGTTATGAAATTCCGACACTCCAGCGGTTTGCGATACGGATTCTAAGCCAACCTTGTAGTTCCCATTGGTGCTGTTGGAACTGGACCACCTTTGAGAGCATACATCGCAAGAAACGCAACCGAGCAGAGCTGGAAAAATTCAATGACCTGGTTTTTGTGCATTGCAATCTTTGGTTGCAATCCATTTATCAGAAGAGGGATGGAAAATGCAAACCCATAGTGTTTGATGGAATTGATGTTGGCTCTGATGAATGGCCTACTGAGTTGGATTCTCCTGCTCCGCTCTTGGATGATTCATGGTTGGACAACTTACCCCTTGGGtga
- the LOC18777550 gene encoding flavonoid 3'-monooxygenase has protein sequence MTSPSYYSTLLSWQSQANNTNINQTWLLFAVSAVAVVFWYAWLYKKSKNTTLPLPPGPMGLPLVGNLLSLDPELHTYFAGLAQAHGPIFKLRLGNTLGVVVTSASSAREILKDHDVTFANRDVPAAGRAAAYGGNDIVWTPYGPEWRMLRKVCVLKMLSNTTLDSVYELRRKQLRETVGYFYSRVGSPVNVGEQMFLNVLNVITNMLWGGTVEGDERAGLGAEFREVVSEMTELLGKPNVSDFYPGLARFDLQGVEKQMSRLARRFDGIFEKIIDQRMRIDKEGPTESKDFLTFLLKLKDEGGDSKTPFTITHLKALLMDMVVGGSDTSSNTVEFALSEIMNKPEVMKKAQQELEAVVGKHNIVEESHIHKLPYLQAVMKETLRLHPALPLLVPHCPSETCTVGGYTIPKGSRIFFNVWAIHRDPSIWENPLEFDPERFLNSKWDYSGNDFNYFPFGSGRRICAGIAMAERMVMHSLSTLVHSFDWKVPQGQKLDLSEKFGIVLKKKMPLVAIPTPRLSDPALYQ, from the exons ATGACATCCCCTTCCTATTACAGCACCTTGCTCTCATGGCAGTCTCAAGCCAATAACACAAATATTAACCAAACATGGCTGCTCTTTGCTGTCTCCGCCGTCGCCGTCGTCTTTTGGTATGCATGGCTCTACAAAAAGTCCAAGAACACGACCCTGCCGCTGCCGCCGGGCCCGATGGGCCTGCCTCTGGTTGGGAACCTACTATCTCTCGACCCGGAACTCCACACCTACTTCGCGGGCCTGGCCCAAGCTCACGGCCCAATCTTCAAGCTCCGCCTCGGCAACACCCTCGGAGTCGTCGTCACCTCCGCTTCCTCAGCCCGCGAGATCCTCAAAGACCATGACGTCACATTCGCCAACCGCGACGTCCCCGCCGCCGGACGGGCCGCCGCGTACGGCGGAAACGATATCGTGTGGACCCCGTACGGCCCCGAGTGGCGGATGCTGAGAAAAGTCTGCGTGCTCAAGATGCTCAGCAACACGACTCTGGACTCGGTGTACGAACTCCGGCGAAAGCAGCTCCGGGAAACTGTCGGGTACTTTTACAGTCGGGTGGGGTCGCCGGTCAATGTCGGCGAGCAGATGTTCTTGAACGTGCTCAATGTTATCACAAACATGCTGTGGGGTGGGACGGTGGAGGGCGACGAGAGGGCGGGGCTCGGGGCGGAGTTCCGGGAGGTGGTGTCGGAGATGACGGAGCTTCTGGGGAAGCCCAATGTTTCGGACTTTTATCCGGGTTTGGCCCGGTTCGATTTGCAGGGCGTGGAGAAGCAGATGAGCAGATTGGCCCGGAGGTTTGATGGGATTTTTGAGAAGATAATAGATCAACGGATGAGGATTGACAAGGAAGGCCCGACGGAGAGTAAGGATTTTTTGAcgtttttgttgaagttgaaaGACGAGGGAGGAGATTCCAAGACCCCTTTCACCATCACCCATCTCAAAGCTTTGCTCATG GATATGGTGGTGGGTGGCAGTGACACTTCCTCCAACACAGTTGAGTTTGCATTGTCTGAGATTATGAACAAACCAGAGGTGATGAAGAAAGCCCAGCAAGAACTAGAAGCTGTAGTTGGCAAGCACAACATTGTAGAAGAGTCTCACATTCACAAATTACCCTACTTACAAGCTGTGATGAAAGAAACTCTGCGCTTGCACCCAGCCCTGCCACTACTAGTCCCTCATTGCCCAAGTGAAACCTGCACTGTGGGAGGCTACACCATCCCGAAAGGATCCCGGATTTTCTTCAACGTGTGGGCAATACACAGGGACCCTTCCATTTGGGAAAATCCATTGGAGTTTGATCCAGAAAGGTTCTTGAACAGCAAATGGGACTATAGTGGAAATGACTTCAACTATTTCCCATTTGGATCTGGCAGAAGAATATGTGCAGGGATTGCAATGGCTGAGAGGATGGTGATGCATTCACTTTCTACACTTGTGCACTCTTTTGACTGGAAAGTGCCACAAGGACAGAAGCTGGATCTTTCAGAGAAGTTTGGAATTGTGCTGAAAAAGAAGATGCCTTTGGTCGCTATCCCAACTCCTAGGTTATCTGATCCAGCACTCTATCAGTAG
- the LOC18775981 gene encoding flavonoid 3',5'-hydroxylase, protein MARLARRFDGIFEKVIDQRLRMEKEGAKKSIDVLTFLLKMKDEGGDSKTPFTMTHVKALLMDMVVGGSDTSSNTVEFALAEIMHKPEVMKKAQQELEAVVGKQNIVEESHIHKLPYLQAVMKETLRLHPALPLLVPHCPSETCTVGGYTIPKGSRIFVNVWAIHRDPSIWENPLEFDPKRFLNSKWDHSGNDFNYFPFVSGRRICAGIAMAERMVMHSLATLVHSFDWTLPQGQKLDLSEKFGIVLKKKMPLVAIPTPRLSDPALYE, encoded by the exons ATGGCGAGGTTGGCTCGGAGGTTTGATGGGATATTTGAGAAGGTAATTGATCAACGGCTGCGGATGGAGAAAGAAGGCGCGAAAAAGAGTATTGATGTCTTGACTTTTTTGTTGAAGATGAAAGACGAGGGAGGAGATTCGAAGACGCCTTTCACTATGACCCATGTCAAAGCTTTGCTTATG GATATGGTGGTGGGTGGCAGTGACACTTCCTCCAACACAGTTGAGTTTGCATTGGCTGAAATTATGCACAAACCAGAGGTGATGAAAAAAGCCCAGCAAGAACTAGAAGCTGTAGTTGGCAAACAAAACATTGTAGAAGAGTCTCATATTCATAAACTACCCTACTTACAAGCTGTGATGAAAGAAACTCTGCGCTTGCACCCAGCCCTGCCACTACTAGTTCCTCACTGCCCAAGTGAAACCTGCACTGTGGGAGGCTACACCATCCCGAAAGGGTCTCGGATTTTCGTGAACGTGTGGGCAATACACAGGGACCCTTCCATTTGGGAAAACCCATTGGAGTTTGATCCAAAAAGGTTCTTGAACAGCAAATGGGACCATAGTGGAAATGACTTCAACTATTTCCCATTTGTATCTGGCAGAAGAATATGTGCTGGGATTGCAATGGCTGAGAGGATGGTGATGCATTCACTTGCTACGCTTGTGCACTCTTTTGACTGGACATTGCCACAAGGACAGAAGTTGGATCTTTCAGAGAAGTTTGGTATTGTGCTGAAAAAGAAGATGCCTTTGGTTGCTATCCCAACTCCTAGGTTATCTGATCCTGCACTCTATGAGTAG
- the LOC18776211 gene encoding flavonoid 3'-monooxygenase: MNWFKTSTRNDESWLLLYTLSAIFASIWCAWLCMKKSRNKIPPLLPGPLGMPLLGNLLSLDPELHSYFAGLAHTYGPIFKLRLGSLTCVVINSPSAAREVLKDRDVTFANRDVPVAARMAFYGGADIVWTPHGPEWRMLRKVSILKMLGGAALDSFQSIRQNQVRKTVGYLYGQAESPVNVGEQIFLTSLNVISNMICSGCIAAEDGEERAGLGAEFRKVVSEITGLMGRPNVSDFFPGLGRFDLQGIKKQMEGQVRRFDGIFEQMIDQRLLKMKEEGAKESQDFLTSLLKLKEEGGDSKTPLTMTHIKALLMDMMLGGTDTTSNTAEFAFAETMTKPAVMGKAKRELDDVVGKDSIVQETHISKLPYLQAVMKETLRLHPVAPLLAPHCPSETCTVGGYTIPKGSRVLVNAWAIHRDPSNWEDPLDFDPDRFLHGKWDYSGRDFNYLPFGSGRRICVGTGMAERMVVYTLATLLHSFDWKLPQGEELDLSEKFGIVMKKKIPLVLIPTPRLSDPGLYE, translated from the exons ATGAATTGGTTCAAAACTAGTACCAGAAATGATGAGAGTTGGCTTCTTCTCTACACTCTCTCAGCCATTTTCGCAAGCATCTGGTGtgcatggctgtgcatgaaaaaGTCCCGTAACAAAATCCCACCTTTGCTCCCAGGGCCATTGGGCATGCCCTTACTCGGTAACCTTCTCTCTCTCGATCCAGAACTCCACTCCTACTTCGCCGGCCTGGCCCACACCTATGGCCCAATCTTCAAGCTCCGCCTCGGCTCCCTGACCTGCGTCGTCATCAACTCCCCTTCGGCCGCCCGCGAGGTCCTCAAAGACCGTGACGTTACCTTCGCCAACCGTGACGTCCCCGTAGCGGCCCGGATGGCCTTTTACGGAGGGGCCGACATCGTGTGGACCCCGCACGGGCCGGAGTGGCGGATGCTGAGAAAGGTCTCCATCCTGAAGATGCTCGGCGGCGCCGCGCTGGACTCGTTCCAATCGATCCGCCAAAACCAGGTCCGAAAGACGGTCGGATACTTGTACGGTCAGGCCGAGTCGCCCGTAAACGTGGGCGAGCAGATCTTCCTGACGTCGCTTAACGTCATCTCTAACATGATATGTAGCGGCTGCATCGCGGCGGAGGACGGGGAGGAGAGGGCCGGGCTCGGGGCGGAGTTTCGGAAAGTGGTGTCGGAGATAACGGGGCTCATGGGTCGGCCCAATGTTTCGGATTTTTTTCCGGGTTTGGGTCGGTTCGATTTGCAGGGTATAAAGAAGCAGATGGAGGGGCAGGTGCGGAGGTTTGATGGGATATTTGAGCAGATGATTGATCAACGGCTGCTGAAGATGAAGGAGGAAGGCGCGAAAGAGAGTCAAGATTTTTTGACTtctttgttgaaattgaaagaggAGGGAGGAGATTCGAAGACGCCTCTGACCATGACTCACATCAAAGCTCTGCTCATG GATATGATGCTTGGTGGGACTGACACAACCTCCAACACAGCTGAGTTTGCATTTGCGGAAACCATGACCAAACCAGCGGTGATGGGAAAAGCCAAGAGAGAATTGGACGATGTAGTTGGCAAAGACAGCATTGTACAAGAAACTCATATTTCCAAATTACCATACTTACAAGCTGTGATGAAAGAAACTCTACGCCTGCACCCAGTCGCGCCACTTTTAGCCCCTCACTGCCCAAGTGAAACATGCACAGTGGGAGGTTACACCATTCCAAAGGGTTCTAGGGTTCTTGTTAATGCATGGGCTATTCATAGGGACCCTTCTAACTGGGAAGACCCATTGGATTTTGATCCAGACAGGTTCTTGCATGGCAAATGGGACTATAGTGGACGTGACTTCAACTATTTACCATTTGGGTCAGGCAGAAGAATATGTGTTGGGACAGGAATGGCTGAGAGGATGGTGGTATATACACTTGCTACACTCTTGCATTCCTTTGACTGGAAATTGCCACAGGGGGAGGAGCTGGACCTTTCAGAGAAGTTTGGGAttgtgatgaagaagaagataccTCTGGTTCTCATCCCAACTCCAAGGCTATCGGATCCAGGACTCTATGAGTAG